A stretch of the Agelaius phoeniceus isolate bAgePho1 chromosome 1, bAgePho1.hap1, whole genome shotgun sequence genome encodes the following:
- the PDP1 gene encoding pyruvate dehyrogenase phosphatase catalytic subunit 1 isoform X2 — MCVCPGPRRIAIPVRSSRLPLLSDAMPAPAHLFPLIRNCEISRIGSTACYCHHKHLCCLSSHFAHSHFRYAPQKKFAALYRPKEHFNHFIHARDYASTPQRFYLTPPQVNSILKANEYSFKVPEFDGKNVSSILGFDSNQLPANAPIEDRRSAATCLQTRGMLLGVFDGHAGCACAQAVSERLFYYIAVSLLPHETLLEIENAVESGRALLPILQWHKHPNDYFSKEASKLYFNSLRTYWQELIDLNSGETTDVREALINAFKRLDNDISLEAQVGDPNSFLNYLVLRVAFSGSTACVAHVDGVDLHVANTGDSRAMLGVQEEDGSWSAVNLSYDHNAQNEHEVERVKMEHPKSEEKSLVKQDRLLGLLMPFRAFGDVKFKWSIELQKRVVESGPDQLNDNEYTKFIPPNYYTPPYLTAEPEVIHHKLRPQDKFLVLATDGLWETMHRQDVARIVGEYLTGVHHQQPIAVGGYKVTLGQMHGLLTERRARISSVFEDQNAATHLIRHAVGNNEFGTVDHERLSKMLSLPEELARMYRDDITIIVVQFNSHVIGAYQNEEL, encoded by the exons ATGTGTGTATGTCCTGGGCCCAGGCGGATCG CAATTCCAGTCCGGAGCTCCAGGCTGCCATTGTTGTCTGATGCCATGCCAGCACCAGCTCATCTGTTCCCATTGATTCGTAACTGTGAGATTAGCAGAATAGGCAGTACTGCGTGTTACTGCCACCATAAACATCTGTGTTGTTTGTCATCTCACTTTGCTCACAGTCACTTCAGATATGCACCACAGAAGAAATTTGCAGCACTTTACAGGCCAAAGGAGCACTTTAATCACTTTATTCACGCAAGGGATTATGCTTCTACGCCGCAGAGGTTTTACCTCACCCCTCCACAGGTCAACAGCATCCTGAAGGCAAATGAATACAGTTTCAAAGTCCCAGAATTTGATGGTAAAAATGTAAGTTCTATTCTTGGCTTCGACAGCAACCAGTTGCCTGCTAATGCTCCGATAGAGGACCGGAGGAGTGCTGCCACTTGTTTACAGACAAGAGGGATGCTTCTGGGTGTGTTTGATGGCCATGCAGGCTGTGCTTGTGCTCAAGCTGTCAGTGAAAGACTGTTTTACTACATTGCTGTCTCTTTGTTACCTCATGAAACTTTACTTGAAATAGAAAATGCTGTGGAGAGTGGCAGAGCTCTGTTGCCCATTTTACAGTGGCACAAGCATCCCAACGATTATTTTAGCAAAGAGGCTTCCAAGCTTTACTTCAACAGTCTAAGAACTTACTGGCAGGAGCTGATTGATCTCAACAGTGGAGAGACTACTGATGTGAGAGAAGCTTTAATTAATGCCTTTAAGAGGCTTGATAATGATATTTCTTTGGAAGCTCAAGTAGGAGATCCTAATTCTTTTCTCAACTACCTAGTACTGCGAGTAGCATTTTCTGGCTCTACTGCCTGTGTAGCCCATGTGGATGGTGTCGACTTGCACGTTGCTAACACAGGTGACAGCAGAGCCATGCTCGGCGTTCAGGAGGAAGATGGATCTTGGTCTGCAGTTAATTTGTCCTATGACCACAATGCACAAAATGAACATGAAGTGGAACGTGTGAAAATGGAGCATCCAAAGTCTGAAGAGAAAAGTCTTGTGAAACAAGATCGTCTCTTGGGTCTCTTGATGCCTTTCAGAGCTTTTGGTGATGTGAAGTTTAAATGGAGTATTGAACTGCAGAAGAGAGTAGTGGAATCAGGCCCAGATCAGCTGAATGACAATGAATATACAAAGTTTATTCCTCCAAACTATTACACTCCCCCTTACCTCACAGCTGAACCAGAAGTCATACATCACAAGTTACGGCCACAGGATAAATTCCTGGTTTTGGCTACAGATGGGCTGTGGGAGACAATGCACAGGCAAGATGTGGCTAGAATTGTGGGGGAGTACCTCACTGGTGTTCACCACCAACAGCCAATAGCTGTTGGTGGCTATAAGGTAACTTTGGGACAGATGCATGGTCTGTTAACAGAAAGGAGAGCAAGAATCTCTTCAGTATTTGAAGATCAGAATGCAGCAACTCACCTGATACGTCATGCAGTGGGTAACAATGAGTTTGGAACTGTGGATCATGAGCGACTGTCCAAGATGCTGAGTCTTCCAGAAGAGCTGGCTCGAATGTATAGAGATGACATTACAATTATTGTGGTTCAGTTCAATTCACATGTCATAGGCGCATATCAAAATGAGGAATTGTGA
- the PDP1 gene encoding pyruvate dehyrogenase phosphatase catalytic subunit 1 isoform X3: MPAPAHLFPLIRNCEISRIGSTACYCHHKHLCCLSSHFAHSHFRYAPQKKFAALYRPKEHFNHFIHARDYASTPQRFYLTPPQVNSILKANEYSFKVPEFDGKNVSSILGFDSNQLPANAPIEDRRSAATCLQTRGMLLGVFDGHAGCACAQAVSERLFYYIAVSLLPHETLLEIENAVESGRALLPILQWHKHPNDYFSKEASKLYFNSLRTYWQELIDLNSGETTDVREALINAFKRLDNDISLEAQVGDPNSFLNYLVLRVAFSGSTACVAHVDGVDLHVANTGDSRAMLGVQEEDGSWSAVNLSYDHNAQNEHEVERVKMEHPKSEEKSLVKQDRLLGLLMPFRAFGDVKFKWSIELQKRVVESGPDQLNDNEYTKFIPPNYYTPPYLTAEPEVIHHKLRPQDKFLVLATDGLWETMHRQDVARIVGEYLTGVHHQQPIAVGGYKVTLGQMHGLLTERRARISSVFEDQNAATHLIRHAVGNNEFGTVDHERLSKMLSLPEELARMYRDDITIIVVQFNSHVIGAYQNEEL; the protein is encoded by the coding sequence ATGCCAGCACCAGCTCATCTGTTCCCATTGATTCGTAACTGTGAGATTAGCAGAATAGGCAGTACTGCGTGTTACTGCCACCATAAACATCTGTGTTGTTTGTCATCTCACTTTGCTCACAGTCACTTCAGATATGCACCACAGAAGAAATTTGCAGCACTTTACAGGCCAAAGGAGCACTTTAATCACTTTATTCACGCAAGGGATTATGCTTCTACGCCGCAGAGGTTTTACCTCACCCCTCCACAGGTCAACAGCATCCTGAAGGCAAATGAATACAGTTTCAAAGTCCCAGAATTTGATGGTAAAAATGTAAGTTCTATTCTTGGCTTCGACAGCAACCAGTTGCCTGCTAATGCTCCGATAGAGGACCGGAGGAGTGCTGCCACTTGTTTACAGACAAGAGGGATGCTTCTGGGTGTGTTTGATGGCCATGCAGGCTGTGCTTGTGCTCAAGCTGTCAGTGAAAGACTGTTTTACTACATTGCTGTCTCTTTGTTACCTCATGAAACTTTACTTGAAATAGAAAATGCTGTGGAGAGTGGCAGAGCTCTGTTGCCCATTTTACAGTGGCACAAGCATCCCAACGATTATTTTAGCAAAGAGGCTTCCAAGCTTTACTTCAACAGTCTAAGAACTTACTGGCAGGAGCTGATTGATCTCAACAGTGGAGAGACTACTGATGTGAGAGAAGCTTTAATTAATGCCTTTAAGAGGCTTGATAATGATATTTCTTTGGAAGCTCAAGTAGGAGATCCTAATTCTTTTCTCAACTACCTAGTACTGCGAGTAGCATTTTCTGGCTCTACTGCCTGTGTAGCCCATGTGGATGGTGTCGACTTGCACGTTGCTAACACAGGTGACAGCAGAGCCATGCTCGGCGTTCAGGAGGAAGATGGATCTTGGTCTGCAGTTAATTTGTCCTATGACCACAATGCACAAAATGAACATGAAGTGGAACGTGTGAAAATGGAGCATCCAAAGTCTGAAGAGAAAAGTCTTGTGAAACAAGATCGTCTCTTGGGTCTCTTGATGCCTTTCAGAGCTTTTGGTGATGTGAAGTTTAAATGGAGTATTGAACTGCAGAAGAGAGTAGTGGAATCAGGCCCAGATCAGCTGAATGACAATGAATATACAAAGTTTATTCCTCCAAACTATTACACTCCCCCTTACCTCACAGCTGAACCAGAAGTCATACATCACAAGTTACGGCCACAGGATAAATTCCTGGTTTTGGCTACAGATGGGCTGTGGGAGACAATGCACAGGCAAGATGTGGCTAGAATTGTGGGGGAGTACCTCACTGGTGTTCACCACCAACAGCCAATAGCTGTTGGTGGCTATAAGGTAACTTTGGGACAGATGCATGGTCTGTTAACAGAAAGGAGAGCAAGAATCTCTTCAGTATTTGAAGATCAGAATGCAGCAACTCACCTGATACGTCATGCAGTGGGTAACAATGAGTTTGGAACTGTGGATCATGAGCGACTGTCCAAGATGCTGAGTCTTCCAGAAGAGCTGGCTCGAATGTATAGAGATGACATTACAATTATTGTGGTTCAGTTCAATTCACATGTCATAGGCGCATATCAAAATGAGGAATTGTGA
- the PDP1 gene encoding pyruvate dehyrogenase phosphatase catalytic subunit 1 isoform X1, translated as MLAASCCDRRMCVCPGPRRIAIPVRSSRLPLLSDAMPAPAHLFPLIRNCEISRIGSTACYCHHKHLCCLSSHFAHSHFRYAPQKKFAALYRPKEHFNHFIHARDYASTPQRFYLTPPQVNSILKANEYSFKVPEFDGKNVSSILGFDSNQLPANAPIEDRRSAATCLQTRGMLLGVFDGHAGCACAQAVSERLFYYIAVSLLPHETLLEIENAVESGRALLPILQWHKHPNDYFSKEASKLYFNSLRTYWQELIDLNSGETTDVREALINAFKRLDNDISLEAQVGDPNSFLNYLVLRVAFSGSTACVAHVDGVDLHVANTGDSRAMLGVQEEDGSWSAVNLSYDHNAQNEHEVERVKMEHPKSEEKSLVKQDRLLGLLMPFRAFGDVKFKWSIELQKRVVESGPDQLNDNEYTKFIPPNYYTPPYLTAEPEVIHHKLRPQDKFLVLATDGLWETMHRQDVARIVGEYLTGVHHQQPIAVGGYKVTLGQMHGLLTERRARISSVFEDQNAATHLIRHAVGNNEFGTVDHERLSKMLSLPEELARMYRDDITIIVVQFNSHVIGAYQNEEL; from the exons ATGTTGGCGGCTTCATGTTGTGACAGGAGAATGTGTGTATGTCCTGGGCCCAGGCGGATCG CAATTCCAGTCCGGAGCTCCAGGCTGCCATTGTTGTCTGATGCCATGCCAGCACCAGCTCATCTGTTCCCATTGATTCGTAACTGTGAGATTAGCAGAATAGGCAGTACTGCGTGTTACTGCCACCATAAACATCTGTGTTGTTTGTCATCTCACTTTGCTCACAGTCACTTCAGATATGCACCACAGAAGAAATTTGCAGCACTTTACAGGCCAAAGGAGCACTTTAATCACTTTATTCACGCAAGGGATTATGCTTCTACGCCGCAGAGGTTTTACCTCACCCCTCCACAGGTCAACAGCATCCTGAAGGCAAATGAATACAGTTTCAAAGTCCCAGAATTTGATGGTAAAAATGTAAGTTCTATTCTTGGCTTCGACAGCAACCAGTTGCCTGCTAATGCTCCGATAGAGGACCGGAGGAGTGCTGCCACTTGTTTACAGACAAGAGGGATGCTTCTGGGTGTGTTTGATGGCCATGCAGGCTGTGCTTGTGCTCAAGCTGTCAGTGAAAGACTGTTTTACTACATTGCTGTCTCTTTGTTACCTCATGAAACTTTACTTGAAATAGAAAATGCTGTGGAGAGTGGCAGAGCTCTGTTGCCCATTTTACAGTGGCACAAGCATCCCAACGATTATTTTAGCAAAGAGGCTTCCAAGCTTTACTTCAACAGTCTAAGAACTTACTGGCAGGAGCTGATTGATCTCAACAGTGGAGAGACTACTGATGTGAGAGAAGCTTTAATTAATGCCTTTAAGAGGCTTGATAATGATATTTCTTTGGAAGCTCAAGTAGGAGATCCTAATTCTTTTCTCAACTACCTAGTACTGCGAGTAGCATTTTCTGGCTCTACTGCCTGTGTAGCCCATGTGGATGGTGTCGACTTGCACGTTGCTAACACAGGTGACAGCAGAGCCATGCTCGGCGTTCAGGAGGAAGATGGATCTTGGTCTGCAGTTAATTTGTCCTATGACCACAATGCACAAAATGAACATGAAGTGGAACGTGTGAAAATGGAGCATCCAAAGTCTGAAGAGAAAAGTCTTGTGAAACAAGATCGTCTCTTGGGTCTCTTGATGCCTTTCAGAGCTTTTGGTGATGTGAAGTTTAAATGGAGTATTGAACTGCAGAAGAGAGTAGTGGAATCAGGCCCAGATCAGCTGAATGACAATGAATATACAAAGTTTATTCCTCCAAACTATTACACTCCCCCTTACCTCACAGCTGAACCAGAAGTCATACATCACAAGTTACGGCCACAGGATAAATTCCTGGTTTTGGCTACAGATGGGCTGTGGGAGACAATGCACAGGCAAGATGTGGCTAGAATTGTGGGGGAGTACCTCACTGGTGTTCACCACCAACAGCCAATAGCTGTTGGTGGCTATAAGGTAACTTTGGGACAGATGCATGGTCTGTTAACAGAAAGGAGAGCAAGAATCTCTTCAGTATTTGAAGATCAGAATGCAGCAACTCACCTGATACGTCATGCAGTGGGTAACAATGAGTTTGGAACTGTGGATCATGAGCGACTGTCCAAGATGCTGAGTCTTCCAGAAGAGCTGGCTCGAATGTATAGAGATGACATTACAATTATTGTGGTTCAGTTCAATTCACATGTCATAGGCGCATATCAAAATGAGGAATTGTGA